A region of Panicum virgatum strain AP13 chromosome 8N, P.virgatum_v5, whole genome shotgun sequence DNA encodes the following proteins:
- the LOC120686181 gene encoding benzyl alcohol O-benzoyltransferase-like — protein MACSSAVPKFSVRRRPAVLVAPAAPTPRELKRLSDIDEIDFVRNQIPVIQFYRRNESMGGKDPARVIREALAKALVPYYPFAGRLREHDGWKHAVDCTGEGVLFVEADADVGIEHFGDPLLPPFSCLEELIFDVPGSSAILNTPLLLFQVTRLACGGFILGVRLNHTMADGVGLVQFLGAVAELARGAQSPSVLPVWKRELLEGRNQQQTGLAYDKLDEVPNTGGDTDTMASSIMLPFDTAVHRLHNFFFGPREIAAIRAQLPPDLQQRATKFDTIAGWIWKFRTVALAPEPNKVMQLIVGVSARGRNTSGLGLPIGYYGNAVAFPAAISTAGELCTNPLSYAVELVKKAKNKVDMEYMRSRANVIALHRGQSPPFNSGMYNLVDETKVRFHSLDFGWGKPVYAGPAEVVIAPFPVLWSFLLASKNTNGEDGIVVPICLPGPAMDRLVEEMSNCTLQPK, from the exons ATGGCATGCTCCTCGGCGGTGCCCAAGTTCTCGGTGCGCAGGCGACCGGCGGTGCTGGTGGCACCGGCTGCCCCTACACCTCGTGAGCTGAAGCGTCTCTCAGATATCGATGAGATCGACTTTGTGAGGAATCAAATCCCCGTCATCCAGTTCTACCGGAGGAACGAGTCCATGGGCGGCAAGGACCCCGCAAGGGTTATACGGGAGGCTCTCGCCAAAGCCCTCGTGCCCTACTACCCGTTCGCTGGACGGCTCCGAGAGCACGATGGATGGAAGCACGCCGTCGACTGCACCGGTGAGGGGGTTTTGTTCGTGGAGGCCGACGCTGATGTTGGCATTGAGCACTTTGGTGATCCCCTACTGCCGCCCTTCTCGTGCCTCGAGGAGCTCATCTTTGACGTCCCCGGCTCTTCCGCCATCCTCAACACTCCCCTCCTGCTCTTCCAG GTGACGCGACTGGCCTGTGGAGGATTCATCCTTGGGGTCCGCTTGAACCACACCATGGCTGACGGAGTGGGGCTGGTGCAGTTCTTGGGCGCCGTGGCAGAGCTTGCTCGGGGTGCGCAGTCTCCGTCCGTGCTGCCGGTGTGGAAACGGGAGCTGCTAGAGGGGCGCAACCAGCAACAGACGGGGCTGGCGTACGACAAGTTGGACGAGGTGCCGAACACGGGCGGTGACACTGACACCATGGCTAGCAGTATCATGCTTCCCTTTGATACTGCGGTGCACCGGCTCCACAACTTTTTCTTTGGTCCCCGAGAGATTGCTGCTATTCGAGCCCAGCTCCCGCCGGACCTTCAGCAACGTGCCACAAAGTTCGACACCATCGCTGGCTGGATATGGAAGTTCCGCACGGTGGCGCTGGCACCGGAACCCAACAAGGTCATGCAGCTCATTGTGGGCGTCAGTGCCCGCGGCCGCAACACCTCCGGGCTCGGCCTCCCCATCGGCTACTACGGAAATGCGGTGGCATTTCCAGCCGCAATATCGACGGCCGGGGAGCTCTGCACAAACCCCCTCAGCTACGCCGTTGAGCTGGTGAAGAAAGCGAAAAACAAGGTGGACATGGAGTACATGCGGTCAAGGGCAAATGTCATCGCGCTGCACAGGGGGCAAAGTCCGCCCTTCAACTCGGGCATGTATAATCTGGTAGACGAAACCAAGGTCAGGTTTCACAGCCTCGACTTTGGATGGGGCAAGCCGGTGTATGCAGGGCCGGCAGAAGTTGTCATCGCCCCCTTTCCTGTGCTGTGGAGCTTCCTCTTAGCCTCCAAGAACACCAACGGGGAGGACGGCATCGTCGTGCCGATCTGCCTGCCTGGCCCTGCTATGGATAGGTTAGTGGAAGAGATGAGCAACTGCACCCTTCAGCCGAAGTGA